One part of the Deltaproteobacteria bacterium genome encodes these proteins:
- a CDS encoding hydantoinase/oxoprolinase family protein: protein MRIAVDIGGTFTDLVAVDDDGQVSRSKSLTTPDDLARGIGDCLKGANVDVAGASFFVHGSTVTINAVLERKGARTGLITTKGFRDVYEIGRGNRPEGYNLFFKRPVPLVPRDLRLEVDERLYATGEILTPLDEQSAAATIGALKQAGVESVAVCLLHGYANAAHEKRLGELLRQQFSEAYVSLSHEILREFREYERTSTTVLNSYVGPLVSRYLVSLEKMLGAAGFRGTFRVMQSNGGVMSAETAKKMPVTMMESGPVAGVIAAAHLGESLGCRHIISFDMGGTTAKSSLIKDFHPEVTSSYYVGGYVTGHPMMLPVVDIVEVGNGGGSIAWLDAAGGLKVGPQSAGAAPGPACYGKGGAEPTVTDANLIAGRIDGDYFLGSGIRLQRDQAAAAIMEKIGKPLGLSLEEAALGILTIANFNMSLSVRAVSVEKGYDPRDCVLVPSGGGGALHAMAIARELSVPRVIIPPMPAHFSALGMLMADLKHDYVQTFVRELAETTGAQIADAFAVLEKSATDTLTEEGSKAEQIVLRRFLDMRYRGQEYTLPVPVTEDLRGVADFSAIRGRFDQLHQEHYGHSAPKEPVMMVNLRLSALGKFDNKLPLVTTSRAEDRGERGRRPVIFESLPVDCPIYLRSGFKAGDQLAGPAVIEELGATILLYPGDKMVVNEFGQLVIEVGS from the coding sequence GACGACGCCGGACGATTTGGCGCGCGGCATCGGCGATTGTTTGAAAGGCGCCAATGTCGACGTCGCCGGCGCGAGTTTCTTCGTGCATGGCTCGACGGTGACGATCAACGCCGTGCTCGAACGCAAGGGCGCGCGCACGGGATTGATCACCACCAAAGGCTTTCGCGACGTTTACGAAATCGGCCGCGGTAATCGGCCGGAGGGCTACAATTTATTTTTCAAGCGGCCGGTGCCGCTGGTGCCGCGCGATTTGCGTTTGGAAGTCGACGAGCGGCTTTACGCCACCGGCGAAATCCTCACGCCCCTCGATGAACAGTCGGCGGCGGCAACCATCGGCGCGCTCAAGCAGGCCGGAGTGGAAAGCGTTGCAGTCTGCTTGCTCCATGGTTACGCCAACGCGGCCCATGAAAAACGTTTGGGTGAACTGTTGCGCCAGCAGTTTTCCGAAGCCTATGTATCGCTGTCGCACGAGATTCTCCGCGAGTTCCGCGAGTACGAACGCACGTCGACGACGGTATTGAATTCCTACGTCGGCCCGCTGGTCAGCCGCTACTTAGTCTCGCTGGAAAAAATGCTCGGCGCCGCCGGCTTTCGCGGGACGTTTCGTGTCATGCAATCCAACGGCGGCGTGATGTCGGCGGAGACGGCGAAAAAAATGCCGGTGACGATGATGGAGTCGGGACCGGTGGCGGGCGTCATCGCGGCGGCGCATCTCGGCGAGTCGCTGGGCTGTCGCCATATTATTTCCTTCGACATGGGCGGCACCACGGCGAAGTCGAGCTTGATCAAGGATTTTCATCCCGAAGTGACCAGCAGTTACTATGTCGGCGGTTACGTCACCGGCCATCCGATGATGCTGCCGGTGGTCGATATCGTGGAAGTCGGCAACGGCGGCGGCAGCATCGCTTGGCTCGATGCCGCTGGCGGTTTGAAAGTCGGGCCGCAGAGCGCCGGCGCGGCGCCAGGGCCCGCGTGCTACGGCAAAGGCGGCGCCGAGCCGACGGTCACCGACGCCAATCTGATCGCCGGCCGCATCGACGGCGATTATTTTCTCGGCAGCGGCATTCGCTTGCAGCGCGACCAAGCGGCGGCGGCGATCATGGAAAAAATCGGTAAACCGCTTGGCTTGTCATTAGAAGAGGCGGCGCTGGGGATCCTCACCATCGCCAACTTCAACATGTCGTTGTCGGTGCGCGCCGTTTCGGTCGAGAAGGGCTACGATCCGCGCGACTGCGTGTTGGTGCCGAGCGGCGGCGGCGGCGCGCTCCACGCCATGGCGATCGCCCGCGAGCTGTCCGTGCCGCGGGTTATCATTCCGCCCATGCCCGCACACTTCTCCGCGCTCGGCATGTTGATGGCCGATTTGAAACATGACTACGTGCAAACCTTCGTGCGCGAGTTGGCCGAGACCACGGGAGCGCAGATCGCCGATGCGTTCGCCGTGTTGGAAAAGTCGGCCACCGATACGTTGACCGAAGAAGGCAGCAAAGCGGAACAAATTGTTTTACGCCGCTTCTTGGACATGCGTTACCGCGGCCAAGAATATACGCTGCCGGTGCCGGTCACCGAAGATCTGCGCGGCGTCGCCGATTTCAGCGCGATCCGTGGGCGCTTCGATCAATTGCATCAAGAACACTACGGTCACTCGGCGCCCAAGGAGCCGGTGATGATGGTAAATCTTCGACTTTCGGCATTAGGCAAGTTCGACAACAAGTTGCCGTTGGTAACAACGTCGCGCGCAGAGGATCGCGGCGAACGGGGCCGGCGCCCGGTGATTTTCGAAAGCCTGCCGGTGGATTGCCCGATCTATTTGCGCAGCGGCTTCAAAGCCGGCGATCAATTGGCCGGACCGGCGGTGATCGAAGAGTTGGGCGCGACGATTCTGCTTTATCCCGGCGACAAGATGGTGGTGAATGAGTTCGGACAGTTGGTGATCGAGGTCGGGAGCTGA
- a CDS encoding MmgE/PrpD family protein — MADESRSEQLAAYLAALRFEQIPVDVIDAAKLHILDSLGCLLAGSRLEPGRLAYNLAVATSGTSANHNATLFGTTSRVSLLDAVPAMAAAAHCGELDDIHGGAATCIGAMIVPALLAMAEKYGGSGARFLEAAIVGYETIARVGLSIDAPKLFARGWWPSTICGAFGVAAAGGKFLDWPADKTANAIGISSLHAGGMLTGGQEGASARHVAFGTAARNGILALLASEQGLTGPLRGFEDPRGFCLTLCAEPRWEYLQNFDKFFLPEVAFKPYPCARQLHAGVEALLKLIQRHSIVTTSIQELELFVPTQNAAMVNRPAISMLRAATLGSGQYVMAVTAFRGKIDLASFEEEFLRSEEVSRLMAKVKVSASAELDRHFPKYWSGRVTIKLSDGQSHSEEIIAPKGESENPLSDADVEEKFFGLAEPVLGEARARAAITVVHSLATSESVAPLLAALAVAI; from the coding sequence ATGGCTGACGAATCTCGCAGTGAACAACTCGCGGCTTATCTTGCGGCGCTGCGATTCGAACAGATTCCCGTTGACGTCATTGACGCAGCCAAGCTCCACATTCTCGATTCTCTCGGTTGCTTGCTCGCGGGCTCGCGCTTAGAGCCGGGAAGACTCGCTTATAACCTTGCGGTAGCCACCAGTGGCACTTCTGCTAATCACAACGCAACGCTCTTCGGTACGACCTCGCGCGTGTCCTTGCTCGACGCGGTGCCAGCGATGGCGGCCGCGGCGCATTGCGGCGAGCTCGATGACATTCACGGCGGAGCGGCGACTTGCATCGGTGCGATGATCGTTCCGGCTCTGCTGGCGATGGCGGAAAAGTATGGCGGCAGCGGCGCGAGATTTCTCGAAGCGGCGATCGTCGGCTACGAAACCATCGCGCGAGTGGGACTAAGCATCGACGCGCCAAAACTTTTCGCCCGCGGCTGGTGGCCGAGCACGATCTGCGGCGCCTTCGGTGTGGCGGCGGCGGGCGGAAAATTTCTCGATTGGCCCGCGGATAAGACGGCCAACGCTATCGGCATCTCCTCGCTGCACGCCGGCGGCATGCTCACCGGCGGTCAAGAAGGCGCGAGCGCGCGCCATGTCGCGTTTGGCACGGCGGCGCGAAACGGCATTCTCGCGTTGCTCGCGAGCGAGCAGGGATTGACCGGCCCCCTGCGCGGCTTCGAAGATCCGCGCGGTTTCTGTTTGACGTTGTGCGCTGAACCGCGTTGGGAGTATTTGCAAAACTTCGACAAGTTCTTTCTTCCTGAAGTCGCCTTCAAGCCCTATCCCTGCGCGCGCCAACTTCACGCTGGCGTCGAAGCGCTGTTGAAGCTGATTCAGCGCCATTCAATCGTGACAACGTCAATTCAGGAACTCGAACTATTTGTGCCGACGCAAAACGCCGCCATGGTCAATCGCCCGGCGATTTCCATGTTGCGCGCAGCGACGCTGGGCAGCGGCCAGTATGTGATGGCGGTGACGGCGTTTCGCGGCAAGATCGATTTAGCTTCCTTCGAAGAAGAATTTCTCCGCAGTGAAGAAGTGAGCCGATTGATGGCCAAGGTCAAAGTGAGCGCCAGCGCCGAGCTGGATCGTCATTTCCCCAAGTACTGGTCCGGGCGAGTGACGATCAAATTGTCCGACGGCCAGAGCCATTCGGAAGAAATTATCGCGCCCAAGGGCGAGAGCGAAAATCCGCTGAGCGATGCCGATGTCGAAGAAAAGTTTTTCGGCCTAGCAGAGCCGGTCTTAGGCGAGGCACGGGCGCGCGCGGCGATTACCGTCGTTCACTCTTTAGCTACCAGCGAGTCGGTGGCGCCGCTGCTCGCGGCGCTGGCGGTGGCAATTTGA